A part of Primulina eburnea isolate SZY01 chromosome 10, ASM2296580v1, whole genome shotgun sequence genomic DNA contains:
- the LOC140803521 gene encoding linoleate 13S-lipoxygenase 3-1, chloroplastic-like, translating into MALVKEIMGSSLLEKTPFLASSSRLVLKQRQSRRFLFPFQQKAMGVKISTIPFAAISEDLELVKSVPQKALKFKVRAVLTIRNKNKEDFKETLVKHLDAFADKIGRNVVLELVSNDFDPKTKAPKKSNRAALKDWSKKSNLKTERVNYIAEFVVDSNFGTPGAILVSNKHQQEFFLESITVEGFPRGPLHFPCDSWVQSNKHHPGKRIFFSNQPYLPHETPAGLQALRERELRELRGDGNGERKLSDRIYDFDVYNDLGNPDKGIDFARPILGGQQIPYPRRCRTGRPATYTNLNAESRVEKPLPMYVPRDEQFEESKMTTFSTGRLKAVLHNLIPQLMASISANNKDFKGFSDIDSLYSEGLLLKLGLHDEILNKMPIPEAVNKIQKGGLLKFDLPKIVSKDKYAWLRDDEFGRQALAGVNPINIERLQAFPPVSKLDPESYGSPESALKDEHISGQLNGITIQEALNSNRLYIIDYHDIYLPFLNGMNALDGRKSYATRTVFFLTDLGTLKPIAIELSLPPTSSSSRPKRVVTPPVDAATYWMWQLAKAHVCSNDAGVHQLVNHWLRTHAALEPFILAAHRQMSAMHPIFKLLDPHMRYTLEINALARQSLISVDGVIESCFTPGRYCMEISAAAYKSSWRFDLESLPADLIRRGMAARDPTQPHGLKLIINDYPYATDGLMIWEAIEKWVHKYVAHYYQDANQVCNDKELQAWYAESINVGHADLRHEDWWPTLATPEDLASILTTIIWLASAQHAALNFGQYPYGGYIPNRPPLMRRLIPDENDPEYSIFLTDPQKYFFCALPSLLQATKFMAVVDTLSTHSPDEEYLGERNHPSIWSCDPKVIEAFYEFSSEIRRIEKEIEKRNADPQCRNRCGPGVLPYELLAPSSGAGVTCRGVPNSVSI; encoded by the exons ATGGCACTTGTTAAAGAGATCATGGGTTCCTCTTTACTGGAGAAAACTCCATTTCTCGCGTCATCGTCTAGGCTGGTTTTGAAGCAGAGACAGAGTCGCCGGTTTCTGTTTCCCTTCCAACAAAAAGCCATGGGTGTGAAGATCAGTACGATCCCTTTTGCGGCCATCAGTGAAGATTTAGAGTTGGTGAAATCGGTGCCTCAGAAAGCTCTCAAGTTTAAGGTCAGAGCGGTGCTGACTATAAGGAACAAGAACAAGGAGGATTTCAAGGAGACTTTGGTCAAACATTTGGATGCCTTTGCTGATAAGATCGGAAGGAATGTTGTTTTGGAACTCGTGAGCAATGATTTTGATCCAA AAACCAAGGCACCCAAGAAAAGCAATCGAGCTGCTCTCAAGGACTGGTCCAAGAAGTCAAACCTCAAAACAGAGAGAGTGAATTACATAGCAGAATTCGTGGTGGATTCGAATTTTGGGACTCCCGGTGCAATTTTAGTGAGCAACAAGCATCAGCAAGAGTTCTTCTTGGAGAGTATAACAGTCGAAGGATTTCCCCGGGGTCCCCTGCATTTTCCCTGCGATTCTTGGGTTCAGTCCAACAAACATCATCCCGGCAAAAGAATTTTCTTCTCTAATCAG CCGTATTTGCCCCATGAAACACCAGCAGGGCTTCAAGCTCTTAGAGAAAGGGAGCTCAGAGAACTGAGAGGCGATGGAAATGGTGAAAGAAAATTGTCTGATAGAATATATGATTTTGATGTGTACAATGATCTTGGGAATCCTGATAAAGGCATTGATTTCGCTCGGCCGATTCTTGGAGGTCAACAAATACCTTATCCACGGCGTTGCCGCACAGGACGCCCTGCTACTTATACCA ATTTGAACGCCGAGAGTCGAGTAGAGAAGCCATTGCCCATGTACGTGCCAAGGGACGAACAGTTTGAGGAGTCCAAAATGACCACCTTCTCCACGGGGAGACTCAAGGCTGTGCTTCACAATCTTATTCCACAATTAATGGCCAGCATTTCTGCTAACAACAAGGACTTCAAGGGGTTCTCGGATATTGACAGCCTTTATAGTGAAGGCCTACTCCTTAAACTCGGCCTGCATGATGAGATCTTGAATAAGATGCCCATACCTGAGGCTGTGAACAAGATTCAAAAAGGTGGTCTACTCAAATTTGACCTTCCAAAGATCGTTTCAA AGGACAAATATGCATGGTTGCGAGACGATGAATTCGGGCGTCAAGCTTTGGCAGGGGTCAATCCTATCAATATAGAAAGGCTTCAGGCTTTTCCCCCAGTGAGTAAGCTTGACCCTGAAAGTTACGGATCACCAGAATCAGCTCTCAAAGACGAACACATTTCTGGTCAACTTAATGGGATTACCATACAAGAG GCTTTGAATTCTAACAGGCTATATATCATCGATTACCATGACATATACTTGCCATTCCTCAATGGAATGAATGCCCTCGATGGACGGAAATCATATGCAACACGCACAGTctttttcttgactgatttgggcaCCCTCAAACCCATAGCCATAGAGCTCAGCCTCCCACCAACCTCTTCAAGCTCTCGGCCAAAGCGTGTGGTCACACCACCGGTGGATGCCGCTACTTATTGGATGTGGCAATTGGCTAAGGCTCACGTTTGTTCCAATGATGCCGGTGTGCACCAACTTGTTAACCATTG GTTACGTACGCATGCAGCATTGGAGCCATTCATATTGGCTGCACATAGGCAAATGAGTGCGATGCATCCCATTTTTAAGCTTTTGGATCCACACATGAGATACACATTGGAGATCAATGCATTGGCTAGACAGAGTTTAATTAGTGTAGATGGTGTGATTGAATCTTGCTTTACTCCCGGCCGTTATTGTATGGAAATCAGTGCAGCAGCATACAAGAGTTCTTGGCGGTTTGACTTGGAAAGCCTCCCTGCTGATCTCATTAGAAG AGGCATGGCTGCAAGAGATCCGACTCAGCCCCATGGGCTTAAACTTATCATAAATGACTACCCTTATGCCACAGATGGGCTGATGATATGGGAAGCTATCGAAAAATGGGTCCACAAGTATGTGGCCCATTACTATCAAGACGCCAACCAAGTCTGCAATGACAAGGAGCTCCAGGCCTGGTATGCCGAGTCGATTAACGTAGGCCATGCGGACCTCCGCCATGAGGATTGGTGGCCCACATTAGCCACCCCAGAGGACCTGGCTTCAATCCTCACAACCATAATATGGCTTGCATCTGCACAACATGCTGCATTGAACTTTGGCCAGTACCCTTATGGTGGCTACATCCCAAACCGCCCACCGCTCATGCGCCGCCTGATTCCAGATGAGAATGACCCGGAGTACTCGATCTTCCTTACAGACCCACAAAAGTACTTTTTCTGTGCCCTGCCAAGTTTATTACAAGCAACAAAGTTCATGGCCGTGGTGGACACGTTATCAACTCATTCACCCGATGAGGAATATTTGGGTGAAAGGAATCATCCATCAATTTGGTCGTGTGATCCTAAGGTTATTGAAGCCTTTTACGAGTTCTCCAGTGAGATTAGGCGGATCGAGAAGGAGATTGAGAAAAGAAATGCTGATCCTCAATGTCGGAATAGGTGTGGTCCTGGGGTGCTACCTTATGAACTTCTGGCGCCTAGTTCGGGAGCAGGAGTAACATGCAGAGGCGTACCAAACAGTGTTTccatataa